The following proteins come from a genomic window of Miscanthus floridulus cultivar M001 chromosome 2, ASM1932011v1, whole genome shotgun sequence:
- the LOC136539061 gene encoding protein trichome birefringence-like 19 yields the protein MRSLLHTTDANNPHPPAAGSRKHCSSRCFVVSLLLVLAALVASDVYLSFPNRRNLLRLFPQPLLSRRPSKQRGVGGEGGGCDIFRGEWVPDPDAPYYTNDTCKVIHEHYDCMRYGKPDLGFVNWRWRPDGCDLPRFNPWRFLHMMRGKSLAFVGDSLGRNQKDSLICLLTRVAEPTTTTWLSSKHTVYYYGDYNFTVSHFWAPYLVRHEQIDEDGPAHTGVWNLYLDEPDDVWAAHVAEFDYVVVSASSWFYRPSMLYEAGRLVGCHYCKLPNVTDLTLRYALRMATRAALRALSGAGDGRGTALLRTVDPSQYEGGEWNGDGNCVRTAPYRRGQKRVEGFESDFRALQAEELASAAKAATDSGSKVRMLLMDTTEAMILRADAHPSKYRGWTPEKHFTLHNDCVHWCLPGAIDTWNDMLLHMLK from the coding sequence ATGAGGTCTCTTCTCCACACCACCGATGCCAATAATCCCCATCCCCCTGCTGCTGGCAGCAGGAAGCACTGCAGCAGCAGATGCTTCGTGGTGTCCCTTCTCCTGGTCCTGGCAGCTCTCGTAGCTTCGGACGTGTATCTCAGCTTCCCAAACCGACGGAACCTTCTTCGGTTATTCCCCCAGCCGCTGCTGTCTCGCCGACCCAGCAAACAGCGAGGAGTTGGCGGTGAGGGCGGCGGCTGTGACATTTTCAGGGGCGAGTGGGTGCCGGACCCGGACGCGCCCTACTACACCAACGACACCTGCAAGGTGATCCACGAGCACTACGACTGCATGAGGTACGGCAAGCCGGACCTGGGCTTCGTCAACTGGCGGTGGCGCCCTGACGGCTGCGACCTGCCCCGCTTCAATCCATGGCGCTTCCTCCACATGATGAGGGGCAAGTCCCTTGCCTTCGTGGGCGACTCCCTCGGCAGGAACCAAAAGGACTCGCTCATCTGCCTCTTGACCAGGGTCGCGGAGCCTACGACAACGACCTGGCTAAGCAGCAAGCACACCGTGTACTACTACGGCGACTACAACTTCACCGTGTCCCACTTCTGGGCGCCGTACCTCGTCCGGCACGAGCAGATCGACGAGGATGGGCCAGCGCACACGGGCGTCTGGAACCTCTACCTCGACGAGCCGGACGACGTGTGGGCGGCGCACGTCGCGGAGTTCGACTACGTCGTCGTGTCGGCGTCTAGCTGGTTCTACCGCCCGTCCATGCTGTACGAGGCCGGGCGGCTCGTCGGCTGCCACTACTGCAAGCTGCCCAACGTGACCGACCTCACGCTGCGCTACGCACTGCGCATGGCCACGCGGGCCGCGCTGCGGGCGCTGTCTGGCGCCGGCGATGGCCGCGGCACGGCGCTGCTGCGCACCGTGGACCCGTCGCAGTACGAGGGCGGGGAGTGGAACGGGGACGGCAACTGCGTCCGGACGGCGCCGTACCGGCGTGGCCAGAAGAGGGTCGAGGGCTTCGAAAGTGATTTCCGCGCGCTGCAGGCGGAGGAGTTGGCGTCGGCGGCGAAGGCGGCGACGGACAGTGGCAGCAAGGTGAGGATGCTGCTGATGGACACAACGGAAGCCATGATCCTGCGTGCGGACGCGCACCCGAGCAAGTACCGGGGATGGACGCCGGAGAAGCACTTCACCCTGCACAACGATTGCGTGCACTGGTGCCTGCCCGGGGCCATTGATACTTGGAACGACATGCTGCTCCATATGTTGAAATGA